Within the Dechloromonas denitrificans genome, the region ATGCCGGCGTGCCGCTCAAGGCACACGTTGCCGGTATTGCCATGGGCCTGATCAAGGACGGTAACCGTTTCGCCGTGCTGACCGATATCCTGGGTGACGAAGATCACCTCGGCGACATGGACTTCAAGGTGGCTGGCACGACCGCTGGCATCACCGCGCTGCAGATGGACATCAAGATCCAGGGCATTACCAAGGAAATCATGCAGGTCGCGCTGGCACAAGCCCAGGAAGCCCGTTTGCACATCCTCGGCCTGATGCAGGAATCCGCTGCCGGTCCGCGTGAAGAAATGTCGGCCTACGCGCCGCGTCTTTACACCTTCAAGATCAATCCGGAAAAGATCCGTGACGTGATCGGCAAGGGCGGCGCCGTCATTCGTGCGCTGACCGAAGAAACCGGTACGACCATCGATATCCAGGACGACGGCACGATCACCATCGCTGCAACCAGCGGCGAAGCTGCCGCCGCTGCCCGTTCGCGCATCGATGCGATCACGGCGGAAGTCGAGATCGGCAAGATCTACGAAGGCACCGTGCTGAAGATTCTTGATTTCGGCGCAATCGTTTCCGTGCTGCCGGGCAAGGATGGTCTGCTGCACATCTCCCAGATCGCCCAGGAGCGTGTTGCCAAGGTCGAGGACTACCTCAAGGAAGGCCAGGTTGTTCGCGTCAAGGTTCTCGAGACGGACGACCGTGGTCGCGTCAAGCTGTCGATGAAGGCAGTTGCCGCTGAAGAAGGTTCTAGCCAGCCGGCGGTTGCGCCGGAAGCGGCTCAGCAGCAACAGCAGTAAGCTATCAACTGGTGCCTCCCGTGCAAACGGGCGGCGTCAGTCAAGAAAAAGGCACCTTTCGGTGCCTTTTTTTTGCGGTTTTCTGAAGATTTGCCGCAAAACCAGCAAATCGCGAATGTTATTTCGCCATTTGTCTTTCTTTCATTTCGTCCAGTGTCTTGCAGTCAATGCACAGTGTCGCCGTGGGGCGGGCTTCCAGGCGCTTGATGCCGATTTCGACGCCGCATTTGATGCAGAAGCCGTAATCGCCGCTTTCGATGCTGCCCAGCGTTTCCTCGATCTTCTTGATCAGCTTGCGTTCACGGTCGCGGTTGCGCAGTTCGATTGCTATGTCGGTCTCCTGGCTGGCCCGGTCGTTCGGGTCAGCAAAAACCGTCGCTTCGTCCTGCATGGTGTGCACCGTGCGGTCGATGTCCTCGCTCAGCTCCTTTTTGAGCGTTTCGAGAATCTTGCGAAAGTGGGTGAGTTGTTTCGCGCTCATGTAGTCCTCACCCGGCTTGGGTTCGTACGGTGCGAAATATTTGTGGAGCAGTTCTTCTGCCATTTTCTTGTGCGTCCCAGTGACGAAAAAGGCGATTAAATATCAGAAAGGCGCCGGTGAGGCAAGGAAAGTTTATTTCAAAAAGATAGGCTCTTGATCTGGTGCGGCTTTCCGGCAGGTGATAGACTACGTCTCCTCGTGTCGGGGCGTAGCGCAGCCTGGTAGCGCATCTGCTTT harbors:
- the dksA gene encoding RNA polymerase-binding protein DksA, translated to MAEELLHKYFAPYEPKPGEDYMSAKQLTHFRKILETLKKELSEDIDRTVHTMQDEATVFADPNDRASQETDIAIELRNRDRERKLIKKIEETLGSIESGDYGFCIKCGVEIGIKRLEARPTATLCIDCKTLDEMKERQMAK